Within the Channa argus isolate prfri chromosome 12, Channa argus male v1.0, whole genome shotgun sequence genome, the region CTGCAGCCACATCAGAGTGTATTTTCTCCACAGTCCACGGCATCATTTTCTCCACAGCCACATAACAAAATGGTCTGTTGCTTACACAATACATGTACTTTTTGCATTATGATAAAATAGtgtatcttttttgtttgttgcaggACCTATATAAAAAATACTCATACATTCGTAAGACACGACCAGATGGGAACTGTTTCTACAGAGCCTTTGGTTTTGCACATCTCGAGTCCCTGCTAGATGACAGCAAAGAACTTCAGAAGTGAGTGTCACATTGGTTTCAGTTTGGCCTGTAGAAAACAGTCTGCTGGTCTCCAGACTGAAGTTCACACCTCTGTCATTGTGGACTGTTGAAGTTGTTCTTCTCTTGACTATACTGGGTGctgatttaatttatatttattttaattgttataCACAAATCTTGACACCTGCACAAACAGTAGCTTTTGTATGTAGTCAGCTAACTTGtaatttgtctctttttcctGTCTGCACTTTTAAAAGTGTTCAAAGTGTAAAAGCGCTGCAGTTGCTCTAATATTCTGCTGCTTATTTCTGTCTCTTCAGGTTCAAAGCAGTTGCAGCTAAAAGTAAACTGGACCTGGTTAATGAAGGCTTCACTGAGTTTACCATTGAAGACTTCCACAACACTGTGAGTTCTGTGCAAAGCAAAAATTGCAATATTCACTTTGCTGCTGAAGCGGAAGATGAATGTGTATATTAAAGTGATCAGACTGGTTGTTGTCATTGATGGCTTATGCTGATCATAAATTAAAACTATAACAATTCTTAAGTCTCAAAGGTTTTCCTGAATCCTTCTTGATGCTGTATTAATTGTGTTATTACTATTTCACTTTTGCACTTTGCTCGTTCCCCTGTCAACTCTGAATGGTCATTTCCTGAAGTACATGATTTACTTGATTAGCTTGAGCGAGCTGGACTTTGTCACGTCAGTCTAATGACATAAACCATGTCTTTTTTCCAAGTTCATGGACCTCATCGAACTATGTGAGAAACAGCCGAGCCTGCAGGAGCTGCTGAACTCCTTCAATGACCAGAACGTGTCAGACTATGTGGTCGTGTACCTGCGACTGCTCACCTCAGGCTACCTGCAGCAAGAGCATAGCTTCTTTCAGCACTTCATTGAGGGAGGACGCTCTGTTAAGGAGTTCTGTCAGCAGGTgacttttaatcatttttgctgTGAAGAATTTAAAGAGTCAATAGTGTATTATCACAATGTGAAACCATGTATGTGAAATCAGATTCACACCTAttgcatttgaattttttttcccaggagGTAGAGCCAATGTCTAAAGAAAGTGACCACATTCACATCATCGCCTTAGCCCAGGCCCTGGACGTGTCCATCCTGGTGGAGTACATGGATAGAGGTGAGGGAGGAACTGTCAATCACCACGTCTTCCCCGAGGGTGGAGACCCACGCATCTTCCTCCTCTATAGACCTGGCCATTACGACATCTTGTACAAATAACACTCCTGGCCACAGCCCACCCCACCCTCCTCATGCTCTACGCTACAGCAGTGGgcttaaaggaaaaaaacacttcagcaACCACGTTGATGAAGCATACATCTGTGTATGACATTACActcatgtatttaaaaaaaaaaaattaaacattaaatcatATTCCATGGCTCCCTTACCCCTTTTGCCCTAAAGTACCAAGTTTTTCTTCAGTCATCACAAAatggttaattaaaaaatgaaaatctttggaaaaaaatagaaGTGACTCCAGGAATTTAGAGTtgtacaggtttttttttttcttttgtggttgTAAATGTTATCTACTTGCTTTATGTTGGATTCTTTTCCTTTGTTACACTGCGTTTCATTGAGTTTTATTAAAGGGATTTACATCTTGTTTCTTGTGTAAGCTTTTTGTTTCAGAGCCAAGATGAATTTCAAGGCGCAgaaatttatttacattgtaattACCTTAATTGGTTTTTGTGGGAAATTAGGATTTTTCTGAAACTTCTCCCACATCTTTAAATAGCAGCTTTTGTCCAAAACTGTAAGATTATTTATTGTGCCCCAGAATCAGGTAAAACAGAACTGGCACATGTGAGAAgatgacacaaaaataatttatattttacctattcatttatgaattattttaaaaccataatttttgtatatgtacattggtggaaaatgtttgaaaatgtgcacacacagtaacTTAATTGAATGTAATAGCTGGTATTAATTTGATGTACAGTACTGTGTAAAAGTCTTAggtaacattattttaatatgataaTATAGCGATTTCAGTCTGTATTAGACTACAACTGGAAGAATGTACAAAGtatcagaaaatacaaaagctAAATTGAGCCTTTCACAGTTTGAGGAAGCTTGATCAGGAATGATCTGGAAAGATGCAGCCaaggaaacacaaaatgaagctcttggtgtgttgtttttggGCTTTGAACCTGCCCCATTCTTGTAAAAGCTTCATATTTAAGTTTGATGTTAACATGACTGTGGGTGAAGACTGAGGGTGGAATTGTTTTAGAGgttaaatttagttttcattGAAGCCAACATCAAATtagtggaaaaaagaaagtgttaaGTGTTGAAGGTGCTTTAGTGTGTTTAGACTTGCTGCTGCACAGATGTTATTGATGTTGGACAGAGCCAGGAAAACAGTTTCCTTCTCATTGCAATCATCAGGCCAAGCTAAGCTAAGTGGCTGCTGGCTCCAGTTTTATAAATGAACAGAACAGAGACGAGAATTGGATCAATATCCTCACCTGACTGTTACATGTTAAATCATTCAGAGTGGCTGAAATGGATTAGCTGGATCTTGGGGTTTTTCTTCACTAAAAAATGGTATATACTGGAAATCATCTTGAGGATGAATTAATTATAAGAACAGCAAATTTAACTCACAACTTGTACCTGGTTTACTCCacttgtctttctgtgttttttcataTTCTATCCTATGCGAAGTCCCATTATTCACAAGTTCAAAGCTCAGATTCACACGTTTTTGTACACATCTGCTCAGGAAGTTGAGtcaggaaagagaaagagcaaaGATCAAGAATGGTCAGTGAAAGAGTCGCTGCTGAACCTGGTGTTGATTAGGTTGAGGactgcacacaaacatatgcCACCTCCACAACACATGCTGCTGCCATCCAGCCCTGACTGGGAAGACACAccagtgtgtgttgtgcttAGAGGAAGAACACTGTGTTAACAAGAGGAAGGTACCTGCCCTGCATGCTTGAGTCTAACTGTCAACACCCTGCCAGACTCAAAATCGAATCTCCAGGGTGTAAGAAAAGTCAAACCAGCCCCCCTGCATAAACACCTCAGTGGACATCGGTGCCAGACGCTATCTGTTTTCTCGAATGCCCTGCCAGACACTAAAGCTACTTCGTGAATTACTTCTCCGGCCAGACCCAGAAACCAGTCAGAGTTTAAAAGAGTCACTGCCGCCACCTGCAACCTCTGTTCTCCCCCCAAACGGTCACTATCTTCACAGAAATGTCTCAGGACAGTAGCTCTGTCTGTTGGGCTTGGACATTATATCTTTTAGAAACAATATTTGGGGAAACGCTTTGACAACGGTTTTAGCTGGatttcatttagaaaaagaaCAACTCATATCCATGTTTGGTGTATTGTACTGtatcaaattattttgttcTCATCATCCCTATTTTAATTTATCACCGTCTTCAATTGTTGCTGAAAGAAGTGCATGTTGCACTAATAACAAATCAACAGTTGCACGCTTGCAGATCAGAGAAAAattgtcactcacacacacacacacacacacacacacacacacacacaattacttAATGTTGAACAACATTAATAGTAATTACTTATGTTTAATTTATCCATTCATGGaaaatatacaatttgtttGCATGAAAATGAATATATGAAGAACTATTGAATATTTACTAACTgctaacaaaacacattatCCATTAATCACATAATTCATTAATTCACACATTGCAATGATCATTACTGAAGCATTAGTACGGCCTTTTACCTACTTTGTTGaatttcaacacacacattcaaattttCACAACATGTGTGCAGCGGTTCTTATTATACTACAAAGTGCATTTGTACATGATGAAGCAGCCTCATCTTTCATGTTATTTGAACAGTGTATTACAGTTCATAAACCTGGGACAACACTGATGAATTACACTCAATAGGCAAAGGCCTAACGCGGAACAGGGGCTGCAAATTAGGTTTTGTTACAAGCCC harbors:
- the LOC137137395 gene encoding ubiquitin thioesterase OTUB1-like — encoded protein: MRSCRRRKQITTAKMAEEQQESSQGEMEGVNCLAYDEAIIAQQDRIQQEIANSNPLVSDRQDLSVLQREYAEDDTVYQLKIKDLYKKYSYIRKTRPDGNCFYRAFGFAHLESLLDDSKELQKFKAVAAKSKLDLVNEGFTEFTIEDFHNTFMDLIELCEKQPSLQELLNSFNDQNVSDYVVVYLRLLTSGYLQQEHSFFQHFIEGGRSVKEFCQQEVEPMSKESDHIHIIALAQALDVSILVEYMDRGEGGTVNHHVFPEGGDPRIFLLYRPGHYDILYK